In Spirochaetota bacterium, a single genomic region encodes these proteins:
- a CDS encoding SGNH/GDSL hydrolase family protein, protein MSSELKNFFDRLKNGDRLTVAYLGGSITWGATASDPLKTSYRALVTRWMEETFPSAHIKSVDAAIGGTPSKLGVFRMDRDVLPFTPDLTFVEFAVNDGADKPVPDTMETMEGILRKLHRANPAMAIVMIIIGSGWDYGSNTRPLHIALAEHYGIAYIDVAGEVMKRVASGLDTKRILTDGCHPSDDGYRLYADIITGVLTEKFRARNDEKAFPAPMTQNRYEHARMIELSTLLPHEGWTPASPSLIGTWFDHQPSRWFSSTISPVTDGSRLAIDLVTGGIGLYYEIVRGGGDIVISSDGEEVLRVSTAMSLHYARVAFSFVLFDNVLRRTIALIAPKKENVKIAYLLCCGS, encoded by the coding sequence ATGAGTAGCGAGCTCAAGAACTTTTTCGACAGATTGAAGAACGGTGACCGTCTTACCGTCGCCTATCTTGGCGGCTCCATAACTTGGGGTGCGACGGCGAGCGATCCGCTGAAGACCTCGTATCGTGCGCTCGTAACGCGGTGGATGGAAGAGACCTTTCCGAGTGCGCATATAAAGTCCGTCGACGCTGCTATCGGCGGTACGCCGTCGAAGCTCGGCGTGTTCAGGATGGACCGCGATGTGCTTCCATTCACGCCGGACCTCACGTTCGTGGAATTCGCGGTCAATGACGGTGCTGATAAACCGGTACCAGATACAATGGAAACGATGGAAGGGATACTCAGGAAACTCCATCGCGCAAATCCCGCCATGGCGATTGTAATGATCATTATCGGGTCGGGATGGGACTATGGCTCAAACACACGCCCGCTGCATATCGCGCTCGCGGAGCACTACGGTATTGCGTATATCGATGTCGCCGGCGAGGTGATGAAGCGCGTCGCCTCGGGTCTTGACACGAAGCGCATCCTCACCGACGGATGTCATCCCTCTGATGACGGGTATCGACTCTACGCGGATATCATTACCGGCGTACTGACAGAAAAGTTCCGTGCTCGCAACGATGAGAAAGCATTCCCTGCGCCGATGACGCAGAACCGATACGAACATGCGCGCATGATCGAGCTCTCAACGCTGCTCCCGCACGAAGGATGGACGCCGGCAAGCCCTTCGCTCATCGGTACCTGGTTCGATCATCAGCCCTCACGGTGGTTCTCCTCGACTATCTCGCCTGTGACGGATGGTTCACGACTTGCTATCGATCTCGTCACCGGCGGTATCGGGCTTTACTATGAGATCGTACGCGGCGGGGGGGACATCGTCATTTCGTCGGACGGCGAGGAAGTGCTTCGGGTATCGACGGCAATGAGCCTGCACTATGCGCGTGTGGCGTTCTCGTTCGTGTTGTTTGACAATGTACTACGGCGAACGATCGCGCTCATCGCTCCGAAGAAAGAGAACGTGAAGATCGCATATCTGCTCTGCTGCGGTTCTTGA
- a CDS encoding glycoside hydrolase family protein: METANQEGTTMQPGRPFANRLEPLNRILDLSADGWAVWCCAPIYGPDNKIHVFFTRTPEHIDTWKAQGEIAHATADDPAGPYTVHGTVIKGRGPGYWDCDGLINPRIYKVDDGYALFYHGIGDVSLPELIRVRGAGIGLCLSNDLWHWTYANGGNRVLGPSDDPDAWDYFRCDNPSFLKHPTNGEYWLYYTGARLRDQGLHDSPGLACSKTLEGPYVRKLNRPVVDSSRMLSRVSRKPFRGLEDPHVWIENGRYCMLVHDMGYDEEENGGWYFESNDGIHWSDPTLGHHGPTHYWNEPGRLETPLILRDGSGASDYLFVNRDTAGLATGFVFKIR, encoded by the coding sequence GTGGAAACAGCAAACCAAGAAGGAACTACGATGCAACCGGGCAGACCGTTTGCAAATCGCTTGGAGCCATTGAACCGCATTCTGGACTTGAGTGCCGACGGATGGGCCGTGTGGTGTTGCGCTCCGATCTACGGCCCGGACAATAAAATCCACGTCTTCTTCACGCGTACCCCTGAGCATATCGACACATGGAAAGCGCAAGGAGAGATTGCGCATGCCACAGCGGACGACCCTGCGGGCCCGTACACTGTGCACGGAACGGTTATCAAGGGACGTGGGCCGGGATACTGGGACTGTGATGGCTTGATCAATCCCAGAATCTACAAGGTTGATGACGGATATGCGCTGTTCTACCATGGCATTGGAGATGTAAGCCTTCCAGAACTCATTCGCGTCCGTGGAGCGGGGATTGGATTGTGCCTTTCAAATGACCTGTGGCATTGGACCTATGCGAACGGCGGGAACCGGGTACTGGGGCCGTCCGATGATCCGGATGCGTGGGATTACTTTCGCTGCGACAATCCGTCTTTTCTCAAACATCCCACCAACGGCGAATACTGGCTGTACTACACGGGAGCGCGGCTTCGCGACCAAGGTTTGCACGACAGCCCCGGGCTGGCGTGTTCCAAAACATTAGAGGGTCCGTATGTACGGAAACTGAATCGTCCGGTTGTCGATTCCTCGCGCATGTTGAGCCGGGTGTCTCGGAAACCGTTCAGAGGCCTGGAAGATCCCCACGTGTGGATTGAGAACGGCAGATACTGCATGCTGGTCCATGATATGGGTTATGATGAGGAAGAAAACGGAGGCTGGTATTTTGAGAGCAATGACGGGATTCACTGGAGCGATCCGACCCTGGGACACCATGGGCCCACGCACTATTGGAACGAGCCCGGACGGCTGGAAACGCCCCTGATATTGCGGGACGGTTCGGGAGCCTCGGATTATCTCTTCGTGAACCGAGATACCGCAGGACTGGCTACGGGTTTTGTGTTCAAGATCAGATGA
- a CDS encoding endo-1,3-alpha-glucanase family glycosylhydrolase, which yields MNGKVIALMLALSATGALPAHAQALDGFIGWTASKRDANNSIATAPVTSFGKSTQAVHMRVSEGSAASPFIARKITDSGKITISCDVCINSETTYRGGDGVFVLRVFDKTGSNDTLIFTGNDTIMFGGDPKPVTDFKRGVWYRLRLTLPPPSSGGASLTIQPEGGTAQTLPLTGWGPFSLGGAYASVHMQTGFGARPVTDILIANIELSGVDAMSEGMKKPIAREKPMVVASTMHCFMLGSLPMQDQEPGTAVSTNTELVEDWNYWPQTDKTYRPWFSKRIVGELNSGVQGMTIELDNAKEAGIDALGILISGHHVPQSKFTPTYRLLAKAAESHSVKIFPDLWTVGNPSNKYDYATNYGQGVKALMDEYPNAFMKVGDKFVIGLGCPLNYGLALKEKMGAWTWDEFKPFFDAWGNTNSFYFILDMFHYEPADLEPSGWGSVFNTITFWGARLGWGDMNGDIVMDTAQKQYAKPIMWPLNSSYYTSGHRNPNMAETLGLCRFIDQWRKALAYKANHLMIQTWNDFGEDHAVSECNLRGKTLMEMIRYFSDWLKGGSAPAPAQEKIFLFHHRQLVDATITESTRRGHDSDWHVTPVSDYLHVVTILKSPAKLTLTLGGLSWESKQVPAGLHEWLVYVPSKRTEPGTNKMSYVRSGSYPVSSDFREVTIAERFEAGVPEASVVRGVKTVFSVKSHVPLVDTIRFENLAMVGTMAAY from the coding sequence ATGAATGGAAAGGTAATTGCATTGATGCTCGCACTCTCTGCGACAGGAGCATTGCCCGCTCACGCACAGGCCCTCGACGGCTTCATCGGCTGGACGGCGAGCAAACGCGATGCGAACAACAGCATAGCGACAGCGCCCGTAACCTCATTCGGAAAAAGCACGCAAGCCGTTCATATGCGTGTATCCGAAGGGTCCGCCGCCTCGCCGTTTATAGCACGGAAGATCACAGACAGCGGAAAGATTACTATCTCCTGCGATGTGTGTATCAATAGTGAAACGACCTATCGTGGAGGGGACGGCGTATTTGTTCTGCGCGTGTTTGATAAAACAGGATCGAATGACACCCTTATTTTCACCGGGAATGATACGATCATGTTTGGCGGCGATCCGAAGCCGGTCACCGATTTCAAGCGCGGCGTATGGTATCGCCTGAGACTCACGCTTCCCCCGCCTAGCAGCGGCGGCGCTTCGCTGACGATACAGCCGGAGGGCGGCACTGCGCAGACATTGCCGCTTACCGGATGGGGGCCGTTCTCTCTCGGCGGGGCATATGCATCCGTACATATGCAAACCGGGTTCGGCGCACGTCCGGTCACGGACATTCTCATCGCGAATATTGAATTATCAGGAGTGGATGCCATGTCCGAAGGAATGAAAAAGCCCATCGCACGGGAAAAACCGATGGTAGTAGCGAGTACCATGCACTGCTTTATGCTTGGATCTCTCCCCATGCAGGACCAGGAGCCGGGAACGGCGGTAAGCACCAACACCGAGCTTGTTGAAGATTGGAATTATTGGCCGCAAACAGATAAAACGTATCGCCCATGGTTCTCTAAGCGTATCGTCGGAGAGCTCAACTCCGGCGTTCAGGGAATGACGATTGAACTGGATAATGCAAAGGAAGCGGGGATCGACGCGCTCGGGATTCTCATTTCCGGACATCATGTCCCGCAGAGCAAATTCACGCCGACCTATCGTCTCCTCGCGAAAGCCGCAGAGTCGCATTCGGTCAAAATATTCCCTGATCTATGGACGGTCGGCAACCCCTCTAATAAGTACGACTATGCAACGAATTACGGCCAAGGCGTGAAAGCGCTCATGGACGAATACCCGAACGCGTTCATGAAGGTCGGTGATAAATTTGTCATCGGCCTCGGATGTCCGCTCAATTACGGCCTCGCGCTGAAAGAAAAAATGGGTGCTTGGACATGGGATGAGTTCAAACCGTTCTTCGACGCATGGGGCAATACGAATTCATTCTATTTCATCCTTGACATGTTCCACTATGAACCCGCCGACCTTGAGCCGTCGGGCTGGGGATCGGTATTCAATACCATAACGTTCTGGGGAGCACGGCTCGGCTGGGGCGATATGAACGGCGACATCGTGATGGATACGGCGCAGAAGCAGTACGCCAAACCTATCATGTGGCCGCTCAATTCATCCTATTATACCAGCGGGCATAGGAATCCGAACATGGCGGAAACGCTCGGCCTGTGCCGCTTCATTGATCAATGGAGAAAAGCGCTCGCATATAAGGCGAACCATCTCATGATACAGACATGGAACGATTTTGGCGAGGACCATGCGGTGAGCGAATGCAATCTGCGCGGAAAAACGCTTATGGAAATGATACGCTACTTTTCCGACTGGCTTAAAGGCGGAAGTGCACCTGCCCCTGCGCAGGAAAAGATATTTCTGTTCCATCACCGCCAGCTCGTTGATGCGACGATCACCGAGAGCACTCGCCGTGGCCACGACTCCGACTGGCACGTTACACCGGTGAGCGATTACCTTCATGTCGTCACGATACTGAAATCTCCGGCAAAACTTACGCTTACGCTCGGTGGCCTCTCGTGGGAATCGAAACAGGTTCCCGCCGGACTGCATGAATGGCTCGTCTATGTTCCTTCGAAACGGACCGAGCCGGGAACGAATAAAATGTCGTATGTCCGTTCAGGATCATATCCGGTTTCGAGCGATTTCCGTGAAGTGACCATCGCCGAGCGGTTCGAAGCAGGAGTTCCCGAGGCGTCCGTGGTCCGGGGGGTGAAGACGGTTTTCTCGGTGAAATCGCATGTACCTCTTGTGGATACTATCCGGTTCGAGAATTTAGCTATGGTCGGCACGATGGCGGCATACTGA